One Roseburia rectibacter DNA window includes the following coding sequences:
- a CDS encoding ClbS/DfsB family four-helix bundle protein — protein sequence MARPKNKQELIEAANTNYEKLLSMIERRTEAEKSAPYDFLDDEKKKEAHWRRDRNLRDVLMHLNEWHLLLLEWVKNRENGSNKPFLLEGYNWKTYGDMNMVFFRRCQNISEEEALERFKDSHKRVMEALDTFLQEELFTRTYYPWVGGNCIGNYFISNTSSHYDWAMKKMKAHKKRVG from the coding sequence ATGGCAAGACCGAAAAATAAACAGGAGTTAATAGAGGCTGCAAACACAAATTATGAGAAACTGCTTTCTATGATTGAACGGAGAACAGAAGCGGAGAAAAGTGCACCGTATGATTTTCTGGATGATGAAAAGAAAAAGGAAGCACACTGGAGACGTGATAGAAATTTAAGAGACGTACTGATGCATCTGAATGAGTGGCATCTGCTGCTTTTAGAATGGGTCAAAAACCGTGAAAACGGCAGCAATAAGCCATTCCTGCTGGAAGGATATAACTGGAAAACGTATGGTGATATGAATATGGTATTCTTTCGGCGCTGTCAGAATATTTCCGAAGAAGAGGCACTCGAACGGTTTAAGGATTCACACAAAAGAGTGATGGAGGCATTAGATACGTTTTTACAGGAAGAACTTTTTACCAGGACTTATTATCCATGGGTGGGCGGAAACTGTATTGGAAATTATTTTATCAGTAATACAAGCAGTCATTATGATTGGGCGATGAAGAAAATGAAAGCACATAAAAAGCGGGTTGGATAA
- a CDS encoding bL17 family ribosomal protein has translation MAKYRKLSRTSSQRKALLRGQVTALLNNGKIVTTEAKAKEVRKIAEGIIALAVKEKDNYEEVTVKAKVARKDKDGKRVKEVVDGKKVTVYDEVEKTIKKDKPSRLHARREMLKVLYTVKEVPTEAAGRKKNTKEVDLVAKLFDEIAPKYADRNGGYTRIVKIGQRKGDGALEVLLELV, from the coding sequence TAAGCAGAACCTCTAGCCAGAGAAAAGCTTTATTAAGAGGTCAGGTAACAGCATTATTAAACAATGGTAAGATCGTTACCACAGAAGCAAAGGCAAAAGAGGTTCGCAAAATCGCTGAGGGAATCATCGCTTTAGCAGTAAAAGAGAAAGACAACTACGAAGAAGTTACTGTAAAAGCAAAAGTTGCCCGCAAAGATAAAGACGGTAAGAGAGTAAAAGAAGTTGTAGACGGTAAGAAAGTTACTGTATACGATGAAGTTGAGAAGACTATCAAGAAAGATAAGCCATCCCGTCTTCATGCTCGTAGAGAGATGTTAAAAGTTCTCTACACCGTAAAAGAAGTTCCGACTGAAGCTGCCGGAAGAAAGAAAAACACCAAAGAAGTTGATCTTGTTGCTAAATTATTCGATGAGATCGCTCCGAAATATGCAGACCGTAACGGTGGTTACACAAGAATCGTAAAGATCGGTCAGCGTAAAGGTGATGGCGCTTTAGAGGTATTACTTGAGTTAGTATAA